The region ACCACGCTGACTTCTTCAGCGCCAGTGCGGCCGGCGCGACGAAGCGCAGGAAATGCCCCGGCAAGCTGTCCGCGATTTCCTCCGGCAGTGACACCGCCAGCTCGTTGGGAACCAGCGCAACCAACAGCCGCTCCTCCGCCCATCGAATCGCGTCATCGCGGAGGCTCGACCACTCGTTTTCCGCAATCTGCTTCTCATCCGACGCAAGCCAACGCAGCTGATTGCGGATATCCACCGGAGCCGTAGCCACCACCGCGCGCACCTTGACGGGGTCGCAGAGGTAGTCCCGCAGAGCCTTCAGCGTCACCTCCTGCCGCTCCGCATCGGTAAGATCCGAGGACTCATCGGCGTCGGTAAGCCCCAGCCTTTCCATCCGCCGCTTCAACAACCCCGGGTCGAGGGCTCGGGCGAAATCCCTCACATAAAAGTCGAGAGTTGGCTCCGCCGGAAAAATCGCCGAAATATGCGCGGGCACGTTCCATACGCCCTCCGGCTGCTCCCACACAACTCCCTGGCGCTGCCCGCGCCTCAGCAGGGACTCCAGCTCCCGCTTGCCGACGGCCCGACGCTTCCGATCCACGCCCTCCGGAGTGTCGTGCGCCGCGGTGTCCATATCGGAAGCCCAATAGGCGACCTCGGCGAGGACATCGACCGTCGTAGAGTCCTCGAAAACATGGACCAGCTGGGCCACGTCGAGCACGTCCGGGTCCGCGAACGACAGGGCCATCCGCGCTGATTCTTCCGAGGTCAGCAGCGCTACGGCCTCTTGCCCCGCCGCGGTGCTATCCGCCGCCGGACAGGTACGACTGAGAAGAAAACGCAGGTCAACACCGTCGAGCCCGAGGATGTAGTCCTCGTAGCTCGGGCGAGCGGAGTAATCGACGTTGCGGTTCATAGCCCACCATTATGCCTCATGCCCCGGATTCGACGGTGACCCGGGGCACGGGGAACCTGCGGGCCTAGTGGTCCGGATTCTCCTCTCCCCAGAACACGCGGTTGACCACGCGGGCCGAGTGACGCGTAATGCGCAGGTAGTTCTCCATGAACCCGTTAGAATCCGACGGATCCCAGCCCGCGGCGCCGGCCACCTGACCGAGCTGGCGACCCGGCTGAGGCAGCTGGTCCGTCCGCTTACCTCTGGTCAGGACCAGGGCGTTGCGCGCGTGCGTGGCAGTCAACCAGGCCAGACGAAGCGCCTCCGCGTCCTCCTTCCCCAGGAGCTCGTGGTCCTCGAGCACGCGCAGGCACTCCAGGGTCGAGGTGTTGTGCAATTCCAACACCTCGTGAGCGTACAGGAACGTCAGCAGCTGCACCGTCCACTCGATATCCGTCAGCGCGCCCGAGCCCAACTTCGTGTGGGTGCGACGATCCGCGCCGCGGGGCAGTCGCTCGGTGTCCACGCGCGCCTTCATGCGGCGGACTTCCTGCACCATCTTCGCGCTCGCTCCACCCTGCGGGTAGCGGAACCGATCAATCTCTTTGAGGAACCTCAACCCAAGGTCCTTATCGCCCGCAATCCAGGTGGCGCGAAGCAACGCCTGAAATTCCCAGGTCTCCCCCCAACGCTCGTAGTAGGAAACGTAGGAGTCCAGAGTTCTGACGATGGGACCGGAGCGGCCCTCCGGACGCAAATCGACGTCGACCTCCAGCGGCGGGTCCTGGCTCGGCTTCGCCAAGCGCCGGCGCAGCGAATCACAGATCCGGGTGGCCCACTTGACCACCTCGGTGTCCTCTGCCACCGGGTTTCCGTCATCATCCTTGGTCGCCTCGCAGACGAACATCACGTCCGCGTCGGATCCGTAGCCGAGCTCTGCACCTCCCAGGCGCCCCATGCCGATGACCGAAATCGCTCCTGGCACCTCGCTTTCCGGATGCGCCTTCTTCCAGGCACGAATCTCCGCCGACAACGCGGCTTCGAGAACGTTATCCCAGACCAGGGACAGCGAATGACAAACCTGTTTGACGTCCATCAGGCCGAAGAGGTCCGCGGACGCCACGCGCGCGAGTTCTGCACGTCGAAGCGAACGGGCTACCGCAATAGCACGGTCCGGGTCGTCGTGACGCCCAGCGGCGGCGACGAGTGAGCGCCCCACCGTCTGAGGGTCGGTATCCAGCAGCTTCGGCCCGGTGGCCCCGTCGCCGAAAAGCTTGATAACGCCCGGCGCGTGCATAACCAACTCGGATGCGTACGGGGACGAGCCCAGCACATGCATCAAACGCTGCCCGACGATGCCCTCGTCGCGGAGCGTGCGCAGGAACCACTGGTGATCGTGGAGTTCCTCGGACAGCTTCCGGTAGTTCAACAGGCCCGCATCGGGATCGTGGGTGCTGGAGAGCCACTCCATCAGCGTCGGCAGGAGCATCGCCTGGATGCGGGCCTTCCTCGACCCCCCGGCGGCCAGCGCCGAAAGGTGATCGTAGGCGCGATCCGGGTACTGGTACCCAAGCGCGGCCAGCTGGCGTTTCGCGGCATCCGCGGAAAGCTGCAGCGTGCCGATGTCCTGCTCCACCACCGAGTTGAGCAGTGGCCGGAAAAAGAGCTTGTTGTGCAGGGAACGAATCTGGGCGTTGGTCGAACGCACTCGCTTGGCCAGGGGTTTGGCCGCGTCGTCGCTGCCTTGCCCGGTCAGGCCGGCTGCTCGACCGAGCCAGCGTCTATTTTCGATGTCATCGTCCGGGGGAAGAAGATGCGTCCGGCGCATCTTCTGCAGCTGCAATCGGTGCTCCAAAAGGCGCAAGAACTCGTAGGCCTGAATAAGCGCAGCGCCGTCCTCGCGGCCGATGTAACCGGCCTCTACCAGGGCGTCGAGGGCCATCACCGTCGGCAGCACACGCAGGCTGTCGTCGTAGCGGCCGTGCACCAGCTGCAGGAGCTGGACCGCGAACTCGACATCGCGCAGTCCGCCGCGGCCCAGTTTCAGCTCTCGAGCCCGCAGGTCCTCCGGAACATTTTGGACAACTCGCGTGCGCATCTTCTGCACGTCCTCGACAAACGACTCCCTCTGCGAGGCAGTCCACACCATAGGCGCCAGCGCCTCGATGTAGTCGTGCCCGAGCGCCACATCGCCGGTCATCGGACGGGCCTTCAGCAGGGCCTGGAATTCCCACGTCTCCGCCCACCGCTTGTAGTAGGCGACATGCGACTCCAAGGTTCGGACGAGCGCTCCGGACTTTCCCTCTGGCCGCAGCGCGGCGTCGACTTCGAAGAAGCAGCGGGAGGAGATGCGGATGAACTCACCCGCAAGCCTGGTCGCACGTGCATCCGGCGGCTCGGCTACAAAAATGACATCGACATCGGAGATGTAGTTCAGTTCCTGAGCGCCGCACTTGCCCATCGCGATGACCGCGAGGCGGGTAGACACCGGCGACGACGGGTAGACCGTCGCCACCGCGACGGAAAGCGAGGCGG is a window of Corynebacterium lactis RW2-5 DNA encoding:
- a CDS encoding bifunctional [glutamine synthetase] adenylyltransferase/[glutamine synthetase]-adenylyl-L-tyrosine phosphorylase: MVTHRPRTSRQSVPRPASLGLRADERTLADLKDLGWYNAESLELLWGLAGASDPNLALTALIRLKSALDEKEAAGELEQWASWEVLDATMRKQVPLRTRIFALLGGSSMLGDHLVANPVEWILLQADLPTQADMYREMLTSVGAVPETPKLVDEESLEKAKDLEYREPQQAPATLEGPGLYRAELTGRPAEVAMQRAYRNLIMRIAAADLAGTYPRGPRRPGQPEIPFRQVSEALSDLADAALTASLSVAVATVYPSSPVSTRLAVIAMGKCGAQELNYISDVDVIFVAEPPDARATRLAGEFIRISSRCFFEVDAALRPEGKSGALVRTLESHVAYYKRWAETWEFQALLKARPMTGDVALGHDYIEALAPMVWTASQRESFVEDVQKMRTRVVQNVPEDLRARELKLGRGGLRDVEFAVQLLQLVHGRYDDSLRVLPTVMALDALVEAGYIGREDGAALIQAYEFLRLLEHRLQLQKMRRTHLLPPDDDIENRRWLGRAAGLTGQGSDDAAKPLAKRVRSTNAQIRSLHNKLFFRPLLNSVVEQDIGTLQLSADAAKRQLAALGYQYPDRAYDHLSALAAGGSRKARIQAMLLPTLMEWLSSTHDPDAGLLNYRKLSEELHDHQWFLRTLRDEGIVGQRLMHVLGSSPYASELVMHAPGVIKLFGDGATGPKLLDTDPQTVGRSLVAAAGRHDDPDRAIAVARSLRRAELARVASADLFGLMDVKQVCHSLSLVWDNVLEAALSAEIRAWKKAHPESEVPGAISVIGMGRLGGAELGYGSDADVMFVCEATKDDDGNPVAEDTEVVKWATRICDSLRRRLAKPSQDPPLEVDVDLRPEGRSGPIVRTLDSYVSYYERWGETWEFQALLRATWIAGDKDLGLRFLKEIDRFRYPQGGASAKMVQEVRRMKARVDTERLPRGADRRTHTKLGSGALTDIEWTVQLLTFLYAHEVLELHNTSTLECLRVLEDHELLGKEDAEALRLAWLTATHARNALVLTRGKRTDQLPQPGRQLGQVAGAAGWDPSDSNGFMENYLRITRHSARVVNRVFWGEENPDH